In Chthoniobacterales bacterium, a genomic segment contains:
- a CDS encoding folylpolyglutamate synthase/dihydrofolate synthase family protein translates to MTCPEALEWLYSTQQFGIKLGLENTHRLLELLGNPERKGRFLHVAGTNGKGSVCAMLDAILREAGHRTGLYTSPHLVDFRERIVVNGERISETDVARLLSIIRDGTADWSHAPTYFEIVTTLAIRYFADADCDFVVLETGMGGRLDSTNAVRPIVSVITPIAMDHAQWLGDTIEKVAAEKAGIIKPAVPAVSAPQRPEVAAVLAAHGPISFVEGALPADVPLNLAGSHQRRNAALALAALAAAEIAVPDDAVRRGLAKVQWPGRFQRVGRFVLDGAHNPHGAAQLVETWRETFGDERAVIVFGALRDKSCAGMLQALAPLAEEFWFVPVASPRAETPENLAALSPGRVFGRLEEAIASAREQTSRVLVTGSLFLVGEVLELFEATA, encoded by the coding sequence TGCTTGGAAACCCCGAGCGCAAAGGCCGGTTTCTTCACGTCGCGGGCACGAATGGCAAGGGGTCCGTCTGCGCGATGCTCGACGCCATTCTCCGGGAGGCCGGGCATCGCACCGGGCTCTACACCTCGCCGCATCTCGTCGATTTCCGTGAACGCATCGTCGTAAACGGCGAGCGGATTTCCGAAACGGACGTGGCGCGCCTGCTCTCGATCATCCGTGACGGAACGGCGGACTGGTCGCACGCGCCGACGTATTTCGAGATCGTGACCACGCTGGCGATCCGGTATTTCGCCGACGCAGATTGCGATTTCGTGGTGCTGGAGACCGGCATGGGCGGCCGGTTGGACTCGACGAACGCGGTGCGGCCAATCGTTTCGGTGATCACACCGATTGCGATGGATCACGCCCAGTGGCTGGGCGACACGATCGAGAAAGTGGCCGCCGAGAAGGCCGGCATCATCAAGCCCGCGGTGCCGGCCGTAAGCGCGCCGCAGCGTCCGGAAGTGGCGGCTGTCCTCGCGGCGCATGGGCCGATCAGTTTTGTCGAAGGTGCGCTGCCGGCCGACGTGCCGCTGAATCTTGCGGGATCGCACCAGCGTCGAAACGCGGCCCTCGCGCTGGCGGCGCTCGCCGCGGCGGAGATCGCCGTTCCGGATGACGCCGTGCGGCGGGGACTTGCGAAGGTGCAATGGCCGGGAAGATTCCAGCGAGTCGGCCGGTTCGTGCTCGATGGCGCTCACAATCCCCACGGCGCGGCGCAGCTCGTGGAAACGTGGCGTGAGACCTTTGGCGACGAGCGCGCGGTGATTGTTTTCGGCGCGCTGCGGGACAAATCCTGCGCGGGCATGCTGCAGGCGCTGGCGCCGTTGGCCGAGGAATTCTGGTTTGTTCCCGTGGCGAGTCCGCGCGCGGAGACGCCGGAGAATCTTGCGGCTTTGTCGCCGGGACGGGTGTTTGGCCGGCTCGAGGAGGCGATCGCGTCGGCGCGAGAGCAGACGTCCCGCGTGCTGGTGACGGGCTCGCTCTTTCTCGTCGGAGAGGTGCTGGAGCTCTTCGAGGCGACCGCGTAG